The following are encoded together in the Mammaliicoccus vitulinus genome:
- a CDS encoding YycH family regulatory protein, with protein MRNREVIKSAILIILVLVSVFMTYRVWTFTPELTDLETDVNTDTPSIGPKISKPIDSVIMPFRMINRNGTDVKGTSNVKDIKRITDQMLSKEVKKVDILSSESVVELEDLSERYTILDFPDSVPSEMYLNQVLGMNMSYYPKVNFDRILVDTKSTNEAVVYLLSEDKRKAVKLQTSMKSHKFDQINKAAASDLKPYTGIITNETTTNEINQIYAPETADNMNIYRYVSNKISVADLNDVILGESVIARSNEDNISSYNNNTGISTVNEEKQTYRYTNLSEDENRQKDISKSITNTFKFINEHAGYTDEFRLFDTDQKTGKIDYQMFLNNYPVFNDDKLSSIEAVWGRDTINEYNRGLITTGVAVPSKKEADELPSSEEVRYGLASNAQIDFNKVTNIAIGYDLSIPNNEIDNLQDTIEFTPKWYIKYDGEWKRYENGGLT; from the coding sequence ATGCGTAATAGAGAAGTTATTAAATCTGCTATCCTTATCATCCTTGTGTTGGTCAGTGTATTTATGACATACCGTGTATGGACATTCACACCTGAACTGACAGACTTGGAAACGGATGTTAATACCGATACCCCTTCTATTGGACCTAAGATTAGTAAGCCTATTGATAGCGTGATTATGCCTTTTAGAATGATTAATCGCAATGGTACAGACGTGAAAGGGACGTCTAATGTGAAAGATATTAAAAGAATAACGGATCAAATGTTGAGCAAAGAAGTTAAGAAAGTTGATATTTTAAGCAGTGAATCAGTTGTTGAACTTGAAGATTTGTCTGAACGTTATACGATTTTAGACTTCCCTGACAGTGTCCCTAGTGAAATGTACTTGAATCAGGTATTAGGCATGAATATGAGTTATTATCCTAAAGTTAATTTTGATAGAATTTTAGTAGATACTAAGTCTACAAACGAAGCGGTTGTTTATTTATTAAGTGAAGATAAACGTAAAGCTGTAAAGCTACAAACGTCGATGAAAAGTCATAAATTCGATCAAATTAATAAAGCAGCTGCATCAGATTTGAAACCTTATACGGGTATCATTACGAATGAAACGACTACAAATGAAATCAACCAAATTTATGCACCTGAGACTGCTGATAATATGAACATTTACCGTTATGTATCTAATAAAATATCAGTAGCGGACTTAAATGATGTTATTCTTGGAGAATCTGTTATTGCACGCAGTAACGAAGATAACATTTCGTCATATAATAATAATACAGGGATTTCCACTGTAAACGAAGAAAAGCAAACGTATCGTTATACGAATTTATCGGAAGATGAAAATCGTCAAAAAGATATTTCTAAATCGATTACGAATACATTTAAATTTATTAATGAACATGCAGGATATACAGATGAGTTCCGTTTATTTGATACCGATCAGAAGACGGGCAAAATCGATTACCAAATGTTCTTAAACAACTATCCAGTATTTAATGATGATAAGCTATCTTCAATCGAAGCTGTGTGGGGTAGAGATACGATTAATGAATATAATAGAGGATTGATTACAACAGGTGTAGCAGTACCGTCTAAAAAAGAAGCAGATGAATTGCCTTCATCAGAAGAAGTGAGATACGGTTTAGCTTCTAATGCACAAATAGACTTTAATAAAGTTACAAATATAGCGATTGGATATGATTTATCAATACCAAATAATGAAATTGATAATTTACAAGATACAATTGAATTCACGCCAAAATGGTATATTAAATATGATGGTGAATGGAAAAGATATGAGAATGGAGGGCTTACTTAA
- a CDS encoding Dam family site-specific DNA-(adenine-N6)-methyltransferase has translation MLKSPLNYVGGKYKLLPQIIPLFPNEIDLFVDLFSGGANVGINVEAKKYWFNDMNYKINEMFRFFSTQDPDELIYNIDEIITNWNLSKTNQEAFLAFRNYYNSNPSPINLYVLVAYSYNYQIRFNNSMKFNNPFGKNRSQFTNNMRSNLYKFVKRLNEIKPLFTDYLFEHLNLSDLKPNDFVYLDPPYLITRASYNDGNRGFTNWNENQELKMYNLLNQLTSNKVRWAMSNVLENKEKQHTLLENFIKNKSVAVHVLNYNYNNSSYNSKGVGSKEVLITNYDVSNGNILKY, from the coding sequence ATGTTAAAAAGCCCATTGAATTATGTTGGTGGTAAATATAAATTGCTACCACAAATTATACCATTATTTCCAAACGAAATAGATCTTTTTGTTGATTTATTTAGTGGGGGGGCCAACGTAGGTATTAATGTTGAGGCTAAAAAATATTGGTTTAATGATATGAATTACAAAATTAATGAAATGTTCAGATTTTTTTCAACTCAAGATCCTGATGAATTAATTTATAATATAGATGAAATAATTACTAATTGGAATCTATCTAAAACAAATCAAGAAGCCTTTCTCGCATTTAGAAATTACTATAACTCTAATCCCTCACCTATTAATCTATATGTATTAGTAGCGTATAGTTATAATTATCAAATAAGATTTAATAATTCTATGAAATTTAATAATCCATTTGGTAAAAATCGTTCTCAATTCACAAATAATATGAGAAGTAATCTATATAAATTTGTCAAGAGATTGAATGAAATAAAGCCTCTATTTACAGACTATCTTTTTGAACACCTAAATTTGTCAGATTTAAAACCTAACGACTTTGTATACTTAGATCCTCCTTATCTTATAACTAGAGCCAGTTACAATGATGGAAATAGAGGTTTTACAAATTGGAATGAAAATCAAGAATTAAAAATGTATAATTTACTTAATCAACTTACTAGTAATAAAGTTAGATGGGCTATGTCTAATGTCTTAGAAAATAAAGAAAAGCAGCATACTTTATTAGAGAATTTCATAAAAAATAAAAGTGTAGCTGTACATGTATTAAATTATAATTATAATAACTCGTCATACAATTCAAAAGGTGTCGGCAGTAAAGAAGTACTTATTACAAATTACGACGTTTCTAATGGCAATATTTTAAAATACTAA
- a CDS encoding two-component system regulatory protein YycI, whose amino-acid sequence MDWKHAKSLFIIVFVLINIGLVVVYFNKINNSIVQESNAQSDVNFSKEGIEIPQLPEYKDKEMQAITGSSKSFSSDELEGVYTLTEKDTKINKDINVDLDKDSKQSSFKNFINKESFKGKEYKDKSNNTDKNKVIYEQNYEGLPILNNSKGQIVFNIEEGKVNKYTQTYLDKLKPGNGDNNHKQKIADAKTALDILYYNTYLKKGDKVESVRLGYYSVVKEIGGQVLVPSWEVKIKSKENGKSKTKVLYIDAIKPESTVLEES is encoded by the coding sequence ATGGATTGGAAACATGCCAAGTCACTCTTCATCATTGTGTTCGTTTTGATTAACATTGGATTGGTCGTCGTCTATTTTAATAAAATTAACAACTCGATCGTTCAAGAATCTAACGCACAATCAGATGTAAATTTCTCAAAAGAAGGAATAGAAATTCCACAGTTACCAGAGTATAAAGATAAAGAAATGCAAGCCATAACAGGCAGTAGTAAATCGTTTAGTTCTGATGAACTTGAAGGTGTGTATACATTAACTGAAAAAGACACAAAGATAAATAAAGACATCAATGTAGACTTAGATAAAGATAGCAAACAATCATCATTCAAAAACTTCATCAATAAAGAGTCCTTTAAAGGTAAAGAATACAAAGATAAAAGTAACAACACTGATAAAAATAAAGTGATTTACGAACAAAACTATGAAGGTTTACCTATACTGAATAATAGTAAAGGGCAAATCGTCTTTAATATAGAAGAAGGTAAAGTAAATAAATATACACAAACATATTTAGATAAACTGAAACCAGGTAACGGAGATAACAATCATAAGCAAAAAATTGCAGATGCTAAGACAGCCCTAGACATATTGTATTACAACACATACCTTAAAAAAGGTGATAAAGTAGAATCCGTGAGATTAGGCTATTATAGTGTCGTTAAAGAAATTGGAGGACAAGTACTTGTTCCTTCATGGGAAGTCAAAATTAAATCCAAAGAAAACGGTAAAAGTAAGACTAAAGTATTGTACATTGATGCAATCAAACCAGAATCAACCGTGTTAGAAGAATCATAA
- a CDS encoding DUF960 family protein translates to MNRYITRGIANSLPITLQHQLWQLVAQRENEQSKANESLDYFHIFQLNMHNSQLYIKHIQERPEYIKIHKANVKQPININKVYIIREDDVGLSYYVMLLPEEY, encoded by the coding sequence ATGAATAGATATATCACTCGTGGTATTGCCAATAGCTTACCTATCACCTTACAACATCAATTATGGCAACTTGTAGCACAACGCGAAAACGAACAGTCCAAAGCAAATGAATCATTGGATTATTTTCATATATTCCAACTCAATATGCATAATAGTCAATTATATATCAAGCATATACAAGAGCGTCCAGAGTATATCAAAATTCATAAGGCAAACGTCAAACAGCCTATCAATATCAATAAAGTCTACATTATCAGAGAAGATGATGTAGGCCTTTCCTATTACGTCATGTTACTACCAGAAGAATACTAG
- the rlmH gene encoding 23S rRNA (pseudouridine(1915)-N(3))-methyltransferase RlmH, with protein MKITIITVGKLKEKYWKQAVDEYNKRLGAYTKTELIEVADEKAPDNMSEKDIEIVKEKEADRIMSKVKQDSYVITLEIEGKMLTSEQLSKEIDNLMTRGNSHITFIIGGSNGLHSKVLQRSNYALSFSKMTFPHQMMKVVLMEQVYRAFKIMRGEAYHK; from the coding sequence ATGAAAATAACAATCATAACAGTCGGTAAACTAAAAGAGAAGTACTGGAAACAAGCCGTAGATGAATATAATAAGAGATTAGGCGCTTATACGAAGACAGAATTAATCGAAGTAGCAGACGAAAAAGCACCAGATAATATGAGTGAAAAAGATATAGAGATCGTGAAAGAAAAAGAAGCGGACCGTATTATGTCGAAAGTAAAACAAGACAGTTACGTCATTACCCTGGAAATAGAAGGTAAGATGTTAACAAGCGAGCAGCTTAGTAAAGAAATCGATAACCTCATGACACGAGGAAATTCACACATCACATTTATTATTGGCGGATCAAACGGATTGCATAGTAAAGTACTCCAACGCAGCAACTACGCCCTATCATTCAGCAAAATGACCTTCCCACATCAAATGATGAAAGTCGTGTTGATGGAGCAAGTATATAGAGCATTTAAGATAATGCGTGGGGAAGCGTATCATAAGTGA
- the walK gene encoding cell wall metabolism sensor histidine kinase WalK yields MNWLKKFQSLHIKLVVIYVLLIIIGMQIIGLYFTNSLEKELTRNFKTNIEQHVKQINYNIKKTYNSEDPNRNFQKEIQGILDDYANRTEIDEIRFIDQDQIIVATSKATNQNTVNQKVNDSSVQKALSLGKSNDKIVLKNDSSDRNRVWIKNKSVKYEGEVVGDIYVESDIDSVYEQLNNINQIFIIGTAISLLITIVLGFFIARTITKPISDMRNQTLEMSKGNYTQRVKIYGNDEIGELALSFNNLSKRVQEAQANTESEKRRLDSVITHMSDGVLATDRRGRVRIINEMALKMLGLERSDVEAKHMLDILNIDDDYSLDDLQENNDSFIIDVNEEEGIIARVNFSTIIQDTGFINGYIAVLHDVTEQHILENERREFVANVSHELRTPLTSMRSYIEALEEGAWRDPEVAPTFLNVTREETDRMIRLVNDLLQLSKMDNSSDQMNSELIDFNMFINKIINRHEMSQGKNVTFIRDIPVKGLFVEIDPDKMTQVFDNVITNAIKYSQESQKRVEFHVKQNTLYNRMTIQIKDNGIGIPVNKVDKIFDRFYRVDKARARKMGGTGLGLAITKEIVEAHKGRIWANSKEGQGTSIYITLPCEVMEDEFGDWDA; encoded by the coding sequence ATGAATTGGCTAAAGAAATTTCAGTCCTTACACATTAAACTTGTCGTCATTTATGTTTTATTAATCATTATTGGTATGCAAATTATCGGTTTGTATTTTACAAACAGTCTTGAGAAAGAACTGACGCGTAACTTCAAGACAAACATTGAGCAACACGTGAAACAGATTAATTACAACATAAAGAAAACGTACAACTCAGAAGATCCAAATCGGAACTTCCAAAAAGAAATACAAGGTATACTAGATGACTATGCAAACCGAACTGAAATTGATGAAATTAGATTTATTGATCAAGATCAAATTATCGTTGCGACATCTAAAGCTACAAATCAGAATACCGTCAATCAAAAAGTAAATGATAGCTCTGTACAAAAGGCATTATCGTTAGGTAAATCCAATGATAAAATCGTTTTGAAAAATGATTCTTCAGATAGGAACAGAGTGTGGATTAAAAATAAATCCGTTAAATATGAAGGTGAAGTTGTAGGAGATATATACGTTGAATCAGATATTGATTCTGTATATGAGCAGTTAAACAACATTAACCAGATTTTCATTATAGGTACGGCAATCTCATTATTGATCACAATTGTGCTCGGTTTCTTTATTGCGAGAACAATTACGAAACCAATATCAGATATGCGTAACCAAACATTAGAAATGTCTAAAGGTAACTATACACAGCGCGTGAAGATATATGGAAATGATGAAATTGGTGAACTGGCCTTATCATTTAATAACTTATCGAAACGTGTACAAGAAGCACAAGCGAATACTGAAAGTGAAAAACGACGTCTCGACTCTGTCATCACACATATGAGTGATGGTGTATTAGCGACGGATAGACGTGGTCGCGTACGAATCATCAATGAAATGGCGCTTAAGATGTTGGGGCTAGAACGTTCTGATGTAGAAGCTAAACATATGTTAGACATTCTTAATATTGATGATGATTACTCATTAGATGATTTACAAGAGAACAATGATAGCTTCATTATCGATGTAAACGAAGAAGAGGGTATCATTGCACGCGTTAACTTCAGTACAATCATTCAAGATACCGGCTTTATTAATGGTTATATTGCGGTATTACACGATGTTACAGAACAACATATTTTAGAGAATGAACGACGCGAATTTGTTGCGAATGTTTCACATGAATTGCGTACACCGTTAACATCCATGAGAAGTTATATAGAAGCACTAGAAGAAGGTGCTTGGCGTGATCCAGAAGTTGCGCCTACATTCTTAAATGTTACACGAGAAGAAACCGATCGTATGATACGTCTCGTGAATGATTTATTACAGCTATCTAAAATGGACAATTCAAGTGATCAAATGAATTCAGAGTTGATTGACTTCAATATGTTCATCAATAAAATTATTAACAGACATGAAATGTCACAAGGTAAGAATGTAACATTTATACGTGATATACCAGTTAAAGGACTATTTGTAGAAATTGATCCTGACAAGATGACACAAGTGTTTGATAATGTTATAACAAACGCGATTAAATATTCTCAAGAATCTCAAAAACGTGTAGAGTTTCATGTGAAACAAAATACGTTATATAACAGAATGACGATCCAGATTAAAGATAATGGTATCGGTATACCTGTTAATAAAGTAGATAAAATATTTGATCGTTTCTATAGAGTAGATAAAGCAAGAGCGCGTAAGATGGGCGGTACTGGATTAGGTTTAGCGATTACTAAAGAAATCGTTGAAGCACATAAAGGTAGAATTTGGGCTAATAGTAAAGAAGGTCAAGGCACATCTATTTATATTACCTTGCCATGTGAAGTCATGGAAGATGAGTTTGGTGATTGGGATGCGTAA
- a CDS encoding SAUGI family uracil-DNA glycosylase inhibitor → MTLEQQLKHYITNLFNLPKDEVWHCESIEEIADDILPNQYVRLGPLSNKILQTNTYYSDTLHESNIYPFILYHQKQLIAIGYIDENHDMDFLYLHNTIMPLLDQRYLLTGGQ, encoded by the coding sequence ATGACACTAGAACAACAACTCAAGCACTATATAACCAACTTATTCAATCTGCCAAAGGACGAAGTGTGGCACTGCGAATCTATCGAGGAAATCGCTGATGATATCTTACCCAATCAATATGTAAGACTTGGCCCACTCAGTAATAAAATACTTCAGACTAATACCTACTACTCTGACACACTTCACGAAAGTAATATCTATCCTTTCATTCTCTACCATCAGAAACAACTCATAGCCATTGGTTATATCGATGAAAATCACGATATGGATTTCTTATACCTACACAACACTATCATGCCCCTTTTGGATCAACGATACTTACTAACAGGAGGACAATAA
- a CDS encoding DNA adenine methylase codes for MRFIGSKTNLLTNIEEILNEHSDGDEKTFFDVFAGSNVVSEYFKKDYQIFSNDILYFSYIMAKISIENNETPSFKNLKNIGIENPIDFLNQIDFSLNEVGYYEENYSPSGKSKRMYFTVENAKKIDGIRTLIDKWKLESLIDNLEYYYLLTSLIQAIPFISNITGTYGAYLKKWDTRALKPLTLKAVKIVNNNKSNLSFNENANNLVKTIKSDIAYLDPPYNKRQYAPNYHVLENIASNKKPELSGVTGLMDYSNLKSTYSMQKKAKESLEELISNINSKHIILSYNNEGIISEEDLINIMQNHSFNKKVDIKRIPYRKYKSKIPSINEGLYEILIYIRKF; via the coding sequence ATGAGATTTATTGGATCAAAAACAAATTTATTAACAAACATCGAAGAGATATTAAATGAACATTCTGATGGTGATGAAAAAACTTTTTTTGATGTGTTCGCTGGTAGTAATGTTGTAAGTGAATACTTTAAAAAAGATTATCAAATTTTCAGTAATGACATTCTTTACTTTAGTTATATAATGGCTAAAATCAGTATTGAAAATAATGAAACTCCTTCCTTCAAAAACCTCAAAAATATTGGTATTGAAAATCCTATAGATTTTTTAAATCAAATTGATTTTAGTTTAAATGAAGTTGGCTACTACGAGGAGAATTATAGCCCTAGTGGGAAATCTAAAAGAATGTATTTTACTGTTGAAAATGCTAAAAAGATTGATGGAATCCGTACTTTAATTGACAAATGGAAGTTGGAAAGTTTGATTGATAATTTGGAGTATTACTATTTACTTACATCATTGATACAAGCTATTCCATTTATAAGTAATATAACAGGGACATACGGAGCCTATTTAAAAAAATGGGATACACGTGCTTTAAAACCGCTAACTTTAAAAGCAGTAAAAATAGTAAATAACAACAAATCTAATTTATCTTTTAATGAGAATGCCAATAATTTGGTTAAAACTATTAAATCAGACATTGCATATTTGGATCCCCCATATAATAAAAGACAATATGCCCCAAATTATCATGTGTTAGAAAATATAGCTTCAAATAAAAAGCCTGAGTTATCTGGTGTAACAGGATTAATGGATTACAGTAATTTAAAAAGTACATACTCCATGCAGAAGAAAGCTAAAGAATCTCTTGAAGAGCTGATTAGTAATATCAATTCAAAACATATTATATTGAGTTATAATAATGAGGGAATAATTAGTGAAGAAGATCTAATAAATATAATGCAAAATCATTCCTTCAATAAAAAAGTTGATATAAAAAGAATACCTTATCGAAAATATAAATCGAAGATTCCTTCAATAAATGAAGGGCTGTATGAAATTTTAATTTATATTAGAAAATTTTAA
- a CDS encoding MBL fold metallo-hydrolase encodes MSVLASGSTGNATYIESDKGSLLVDAGLTGKKLEGLFQQIDRNISDLEGILVTHEHVDHIKGLGVLARKYKLPIYANKKTWQMIEAKDKNIPLDQKFNFEPYETKTLAGIDIESFSVSHDAIDPQFYIFNHDYKKFTMITDTGYVSDRMKGMIHGSDAFVFESNHDVDMLRMGRYPWKTKQRILSDMGHVSNEDAAHAMCDVITGNTKRIYLSHLSQDNNMKDLARMSVGQILNENDIDTNKEVILCDTDKEKATSIYYI; translated from the coding sequence ATGAGCGTACTCGCAAGTGGCAGTACAGGAAATGCCACTTATATAGAATCAGATAAAGGAAGCCTACTCGTAGACGCAGGGTTGACAGGTAAAAAATTAGAAGGTCTGTTTCAACAAATAGACCGTAACATCAGCGACTTAGAAGGCATCTTAGTAACCCACGAACATGTCGATCACATAAAAGGGTTAGGCGTACTTGCACGTAAATATAAACTACCTATCTATGCCAACAAGAAGACGTGGCAAATGATAGAAGCTAAAGATAAGAATATACCACTTGATCAAAAGTTCAACTTTGAACCATATGAAACAAAAACATTAGCAGGTATTGATATCGAGTCATTCAGCGTGTCACACGATGCGATAGATCCACAGTTCTATATCTTCAATCATGACTATAAAAAATTTACAATGATAACAGATACAGGATACGTGTCAGACAGAATGAAAGGTATGATACATGGTAGTGATGCATTTGTATTTGAAAGCAATCACGACGTAGATATGTTAAGAATGGGTAGATATCCATGGAAGACAAAGCAACGTATATTAAGTGATATGGGTCACGTATCTAATGAAGACGCAGCACATGCAATGTGTGACGTGATAACAGGTAATACAAAACGCATTTATCTTTCTCACTTGAGCCAAGATAATAATATGAAAGATTTAGCAAGAATGAGCGTAGGACAAATATTAAACGAAAACGACATAGATACAAACAAAGAAGTCATCCTATGCGACACAGATAAAGAAAAAGCAACGTCAATATATTATATATAG
- a CDS encoding DUF1643 domain-containing protein, translated as METIKNTLETEAIFSDDQQHRYLLKKTWDSEKQTITIITMYPHYDGILNIDLTTQLILNKVSEMEDFGSIDFVNLYSNMITTTNIKHIENSHDKHTDIQIMKAVKEADEVILAWGAYAKKTVVESRVNEVLEMLKPHKKKVKQLINPETNEIMHPLNPKARKKWILGFCE; from the coding sequence ATGGAAACAATAAAAAATACATTAGAAACTGAAGCCATATTCAGTGATGACCAACAACATCGCTATCTACTTAAGAAAACATGGGATAGTGAAAAACAAACGATCACAATCATCACAATGTATCCGCATTATGATGGTATTCTCAATATTGATTTAACGACTCAATTAATTCTAAATAAAGTATCTGAAATGGAAGACTTCGGATCAATTGATTTTGTGAATCTATATTCAAACATGATAACAACCACAAATATAAAGCATATAGAAAATAGCCATGATAAACATACAGACATTCAAATCATGAAAGCTGTAAAAGAAGCAGATGAAGTTATATTAGCTTGGGGTGCATACGCTAAAAAAACAGTTGTTGAGTCTAGGGTCAATGAAGTATTAGAAATGTTGAAACCTCATAAGAAGAAAGTAAAGCAACTTATTAATCCAGAAACAAATGAAATCATGCATCCACTTAATCCAAAAGCAAGAAAAAAATGGATATTGGGATTTTGTGAATAA
- a CDS encoding DNA-methyltransferase, giving the protein MDFNRTYLFDCVYGIKKLIASNALIDLVIADPPYVISRKSNFATMKDRKNSRVGTDFGNWDKNFDNQLWIEAAYEVIKPGGSLIIFNDFKKSSILTEICHNLGFIYKDTIIWQKTNPMPRNRDRRYAPDIEMLQWYVKPGKSWTFNRQDSAMERSVLKFPSESGGGFERYHPTQKPVKLIEHLINIHSNKEDIILDPFMGSGTTGVASMNTDRNFIGFDIDEKYVSIANKRTKFKQQKLF; this is encoded by the coding sequence ATGGATTTCAACCGTACTTATTTATTTGATTGTGTATATGGAATTAAAAAATTAATTGCTTCAAATGCTTTAATCGATTTAGTTATTGCAGACCCACCATATGTGATTTCAAGAAAATCTAATTTTGCAACAATGAAAGACCGAAAAAATAGTCGCGTTGGTACTGATTTTGGCAATTGGGACAAAAACTTTGATAATCAGTTATGGATAGAAGCTGCTTATGAAGTAATCAAACCTGGGGGCAGTCTAATTATTTTTAATGACTTTAAAAAATCCAGCATTCTAACTGAAATATGTCATAATCTTGGATTTATATATAAAGATACAATCATATGGCAAAAAACTAACCCCATGCCACGTAATAGAGATAGACGTTATGCACCTGATATAGAAATGCTTCAATGGTATGTAAAACCTGGTAAGAGTTGGACTTTTAATAGACAAGATAGTGCGATGGAACGGTCAGTATTAAAATTTCCTTCCGAAAGTGGTGGCGGCTTTGAAAGATACCATCCTACTCAAAAACCCGTTAAACTTATTGAACACTTAATAAATATACACTCCAATAAAGAAGATATTATATTAGATCCTTTTATGGGAAGCGGAACTACAGGAGTGGCTTCGATGAATACCGATCGTAATTTTATAGGTTTTGATATAGATGAGAAGTATGTTTCTATAGCCAATAAAAGAACGAAGTTTAAGCAACAAAAATTGTTTTAA